Proteins encoded in a region of the Halothiobacillus diazotrophicus genome:
- a CDS encoding DUF5666 domain-containing protein → MSRRQTRPNRMELNPHARPAQWGHALLRRFSALLILGFALLTQPLLAQPGGIGGTGMLPGGIGGTGRMPGGIGGTGIVAVGPIQRFGSVFVLGKEYHFTPQTQFRIDGTVAQEQDLQLGDVVTVIGRHEHGRWIALLVQARRALAGRIEQVNLADQSIRLLGQTVRITGTTRITGVSSAPIRLKQLHKGDWVRISALSAGHNHWRATAILRSDAKTASTSLLLRGVIEAVSPDRRAIRIGGQWLPLSHRLAAQLAPAESIVAHGRYVSGKPQLTRIAHETGPAGEASAIGTRIAVYGLIRKTQEGTYCNDYRLTGDTAAIALKPDLRTTRVWGLVDGTIAAPGVIRLERITPSVDPMHYGLNATNPQQTRAPEKASSETHPSERANPLGDRAKTVLDGTRDHAVDSVPDALSGQVDELAPDDLPNPTAIPSLPSHGIELPEQAPSPPEIAHPDVTDVPDFSPPEVAPAPTLPAIPAPPPVPSPPTVPAIPSAPRVPEMPDLPEPSS, encoded by the coding sequence ATGTCTAGGCGCCAAACACGTCCGAACCGGATGGAACTCAATCCACACGCACGACCGGCCCAGTGGGGCCACGCGCTCCTTCGTCGCTTCAGCGCGCTTCTGATCCTGGGATTTGCCTTGCTGACCCAGCCCCTGCTGGCGCAGCCCGGCGGGATTGGCGGCACCGGCATGCTGCCCGGCGGAATAGGTGGAACAGGTCGGATGCCCGGGGGTATCGGCGGCACCGGCATCGTGGCCGTCGGGCCGATCCAGCGATTCGGCAGCGTGTTCGTCCTGGGCAAGGAATATCACTTCACGCCCCAGACGCAATTCCGCATCGACGGCACGGTCGCGCAGGAGCAGGATCTGCAGTTGGGCGACGTGGTCACCGTCATCGGGCGTCACGAACATGGCCGATGGATCGCCCTGCTGGTCCAAGCGCGCCGTGCGCTGGCCGGACGAATCGAGCAGGTGAATTTGGCCGATCAGTCGATCCGACTGCTGGGTCAGACGGTCCGGATCACGGGCACCACGCGCATCACCGGGGTCAGCAGTGCCCCCATCCGCCTGAAGCAGCTTCACAAGGGCGACTGGGTTCGAATCAGTGCATTGAGCGCGGGGCACAATCACTGGCGCGCCACGGCCATTCTCCGGAGCGACGCGAAGACCGCCAGCACTTCGCTGTTGCTGCGCGGTGTGATCGAGGCCGTCAGCCCGGACCGCCGCGCCATCCGGATCGGTGGACAATGGCTCCCGCTGTCGCATCGGCTGGCAGCCCAACTTGCACCGGCCGAATCGATTGTTGCGCATGGACGCTATGTGTCGGGCAAACCGCAGTTGACGCGCATCGCCCACGAAACCGGACCCGCCGGTGAGGCCTCAGCCATCGGTACGCGGATCGCGGTCTACGGCCTGATCCGGAAAACCCAGGAAGGCACGTACTGCAACGACTACCGCCTGACGGGCGACACTGCAGCGATCGCACTCAAGCCCGACCTGCGGACCACACGCGTCTGGGGTCTTGTGGACGGGACCATCGCCGCCCCTGGCGTCATCCGGCTTGAGCGAATCACGCCATCCGTCGATCCCATGCATTATGGTCTCAACGCAACCAATCCCCAGCAGACTCGCGCGCCAGAAAAGGCCTCATCGGAAACGCATCCGAGCGAAAGGGCCAATCCGCTCGGGGATCGGGCGAAGACGGTACTGGACGGCACCCGGGACCACGCTGTCGATTCCGTGCCCGACGCTCTTTCCGGACAAGTGGACGAGCTGGCGCCCGATGATCTGCCCAACCCCACAGCCATTCCGTCCCTGCCTTCGCATGGGATCGAGTTACCCGAGCAGGCGCCATCCCCGCCCGAGATTGCTCACCCCGATGTGACGGACGTCCCGGATTTCTCACCACCCGAAGTAGCGCCGGCGCCGACGCTGCCCGCCATTCCGGCTCCGCCGCCTGTACCTTCGCCGCCGACGGTTCCGGCCATACCGTCCGCTCCTCGGGTTCCGGAAATGCCCGATCTGCCCGAACCCAGCAGCTGA
- a CDS encoding DUF6502 family protein, with translation MNNAVKSAAIAIFRPLVRFLIGHGWTYGAMAELLKVVCVEESCRLRPPGAPPLTDSKVSLLSGVHRKEVNRIRQELADRSPDDLPMRQGANIAAQLVALWVTHPDCVDERGEPRALPLRAEKSPCIETLAREIKADMRPRTILDDLIRAGIVEERSGLFHLLRTSYVSDVPEDRLVFLGANVGDHLASAVHNLQGIDPPFIEQAVYFDALPPSVVDDVRSELRQLGSQMIRTAYERVSRRDTGAQHEPSRRLRMGVYYYEEAVPSRAAGPAPADDPGGNPGGNPSSNPSSNPGGEAATDKVDGQPDV, from the coding sequence ATGAACAATGCCGTCAAATCAGCAGCTATTGCCATCTTCCGTCCGTTGGTCCGATTCCTGATCGGACACGGCTGGACCTATGGCGCGATGGCCGAACTGCTGAAGGTGGTTTGCGTGGAGGAATCCTGCCGATTGCGTCCACCGGGCGCCCCGCCATTGACGGACAGCAAGGTCAGTCTTCTCAGCGGTGTCCACCGCAAGGAAGTCAACCGGATTCGCCAGGAACTGGCAGACCGGAGCCCCGACGATCTCCCCATGCGACAAGGCGCCAATATCGCGGCCCAGCTTGTTGCCCTGTGGGTGACGCATCCGGATTGCGTCGACGAACGCGGCGAACCCCGCGCCCTGCCCCTGCGCGCCGAAAAGAGCCCCTGCATCGAAACCCTGGCACGCGAGATCAAGGCCGACATGCGCCCGCGCACGATTCTCGACGATCTGATCCGTGCGGGCATCGTCGAAGAGCGTTCCGGCCTGTTTCATCTGCTGCGCACGAGCTACGTGTCGGACGTGCCGGAAGACCGCCTCGTCTTTCTGGGCGCCAACGTGGGCGATCATCTCGCCAGCGCCGTACACAATCTTCAGGGTATCGACCCGCCCTTCATCGAACAGGCGGTGTATTTCGATGCGCTCCCGCCGTCGGTGGTCGATGACGTTCGGTCCGAATTGCGCCAACTCGGCAGCCAGATGATCCGCACGGCCTACGAACGGGTTTCCCGGCGAGATACGGGTGCGCAGCATGAGCCGTCACGCCGGCTTCGCATGGGCGTCTATTACTACGAGGAAGCAGTTCCGTCCCGCGCGGCCGGACCTGCACCTGCCGACGATCCTGGTGGCAACCCTGGTGGCAACCCGAGCAGCAACCCGAGCAGCAACCCGGGCGGTGAAGCGGCGACGGACAAGGTGGATGGCCAACCAGATGTCTAG
- a CDS encoding transporter — protein MRYSQVLVATALLAGTAVAHADPKITLSNNAAFFQGKYGTDHTINIYYDATDVQVSDKKWKLKLTLPYLSVKNLPVGAQISSGGVVTGASTTQTRNASGMGDVWLSGQYTLLPAEGHVPSVSPYAKVKFGTASSSSGLGTGRNDYEAGVMFQQIASPKLFPFAKLGYRFIGKPAGSNYRNIATYQLGVTYAVSPRSFITPMFSGQQSMVRGNANPADAVLAWNYNVTDKGSGFQVYLDKGLSSGSANFGIGVGGQIVF, from the coding sequence ATGCGCTACTCTCAAGTACTTGTCGCCACAGCCCTGCTTGCAGGTACGGCTGTCGCCCATGCCGATCCGAAAATCACCTTGAGCAACAATGCTGCATTCTTCCAGGGAAAGTACGGCACGGATCATACGATCAACATTTACTACGATGCCACGGACGTGCAGGTCAGTGACAAGAAGTGGAAACTCAAGCTCACGCTGCCCTATCTTTCCGTGAAAAATCTGCCGGTCGGCGCGCAGATTTCATCGGGCGGGGTCGTTACCGGTGCGTCCACCACGCAAACCCGCAATGCCAGCGGTATGGGGGATGTCTGGCTGTCCGGCCAATACACGTTGTTGCCTGCCGAGGGGCATGTTCCTTCCGTTTCACCCTATGCCAAGGTGAAATTCGGGACGGCATCGTCGTCTTCGGGACTTGGGACCGGTCGTAACGATTATGAGGCCGGGGTGATGTTCCAGCAGATTGCTTCACCGAAGCTGTTTCCGTTCGCGAAGCTTGGGTACCGGTTTATCGGCAAGCCCGCCGGTTCGAATTACCGGAACATCGCGACCTATCAGCTCGGCGTCACCTATGCGGTGTCCCCGCGGAGTTTCATCACGCCGATGTTCAGTGGGCAGCAATCGATGGTACGGGGTAATGCGAATCCGGCCGATGCGGTTCTGGCCTGGAATTACAACGTGACCGACAAGGGTAGCGGGTTCCAGGTGTATCTCGACAAGGGGCTGAGTTCGGGGAGTGCGAATTTCGGTATCGGCGTGGGCGGCCAGATCGTCTTCTGA
- a CDS encoding YkgJ family cysteine cluster protein gives MTPTQPLDCRQGCGACCIAPSISSPIPGMPNGKPAGVPCVQLTADFRCAIFGKPERPSCCSGLNPSEEMCRNDRHQAITWLAMLEENTRP, from the coding sequence ATGACACCGACCCAACCCCTCGATTGCCGACAAGGATGCGGTGCCTGCTGTATCGCTCCCTCGATCAGCAGTCCCATACCCGGCATGCCGAACGGCAAACCGGCCGGGGTTCCCTGCGTGCAACTGACGGCCGACTTCCGCTGTGCCATCTTCGGCAAACCGGAGCGACCCAGCTGCTGTTCAGGCCTGAACCCCAGCGAAGAGATGTGTCGCAACGATCGTCATCAGGCGATCACATGGCTCGCCATGCTGGAGGAGAATACCCGGCCGTAG
- the pal gene encoding peptidoglycan-associated lipoprotein Pal — protein sequence MRALTVASLGILALSLAACSSTPTKPAGTAGAGAANAGASTAGMNGADMDESMLYAAAPKGAAATVYFGFDKYNVDPSYRPMLQQNASFLKENAKRHVLVEGNTDNRGSREYNIALGEKRATAVRDILLADGVAPSQVDVVSYGEERPAVEGNNEAAWAKNRRADLAYGK from the coding sequence ATGCGCGCTTTAACTGTTGCTTCTTTGGGTATTCTTGCCTTGTCACTGGCTGCTTGCAGCTCCACGCCCACCAAGCCGGCAGGCACTGCCGGTGCCGGTGCCGCTAACGCGGGTGCCAGCACCGCCGGCATGAACGGTGCCGACATGGACGAGTCCATGCTGTATGCCGCTGCGCCGAAAGGTGCCGCTGCGACCGTTTACTTCGGTTTCGACAAGTACAACGTCGATCCGTCCTACCGCCCGATGCTGCAGCAGAATGCGAGCTTCCTGAAGGAAAACGCCAAGCGTCACGTTCTGGTCGAGGGTAACACCGACAACCGTGGCAGCCGCGAGTACAACATCGCCCTGGGCGAGAAGCGTGCGACCGCCGTTCGGGATATCCTGCTGGCCGACGGTGTGGCACCGAGCCAGGTTGACGTGGTCAGCTACGGTGAAGAGCGTCCGGCCGTCGAAGGCAACAACGAAGCGGCTTGGGCGAAGAACCGCCGCGCCGACCTCGCCTACGGCAAGTAA
- the recC gene encoding exodeoxyribonuclease V subunit gamma encodes MTEHADIAPGFILLQGNKLESLRQVTIDWIRAYPLAPLESETILVQSNGMAQWLRLGLAQPRADSGAGHGSGLGIATALNFILPARLQWQCYRALLGEAAVPAESPLDKGQLVWRLMRLLPTLWDQPAFRDLRHYILTDDKPDERRLYQLAQRIADQLDQYQVYRADWLLHWQSGRDDLPTGETPLEPGQHWQPILWRAIVDDARAQHIANDRAPDAALGRAELHLAFRTAAARCESPPETLPRRIIVFGLSTLAPQILDVLATVARWSQVIVCLQNPCRHYWGDMIDGHQFFPPPSPRHRPKRAGETPGLSGLTEHAHPLLAAWGRQGRDLMRMLDEFDESARFESRFTQNQLALDLFESPDETRPEPTLLSQIQTDILEARTPDELMTLGRRIDPGQDRSIRFHSAHSPLREIEILHDLMLAAFDADPGLHPTDLIVMVPDMNLYAPAITAIFGRLTHDDPRYIPFTISDQSPGAQTPILGTLEQLLHLDHARLGRSEILDLLGNPLLRARFDIADADVPTLQTWIDQAGIRWGLDAHHREQFGLPPAIEQNSWRFGLNRLLLGYLSGDTEAGWQGMEPYAGIDGSAAPILGGLADLILQLSRYTEALQGRHLPETWATLLRSLMDDFLIAPENLDAAGRHQRGGALTDHDWQMNLEWRGRLLTALNQWLRDCQSAGLSEPLTIDTVRTAWLERLEPHRLQQRFLVGGVHFATLMPMRTIPYRHLYLLGMDDASYPRRQPRSDFDLMANRYRPGDRSRREDDRYLFLEAVLAARERLTISWVGRDIHKNTRRPASVLVSQLADYIDQYWRIEGAEKPSTVLTTEHPLHPFSHRYFSGDDPNLFTYAADWQAIHNATRSTSPANVPTELPLWRPESPLNRDILGRFLRHPAHTLWRARFNTVLNAPEEMPADHEPFQLDALALWQVKFALNDALRRRLAKAEPDMPSPDIGRLSDWLRQELSRLQRAGTLPLVLTDPDTTLIEPLLEQWQSWLTLHARYARPQTGVAPIGISGPEGIELVDSPRDILLDETGEGARICFLNGRVHKGNTLDWHKLVAEWPAHLLSQMSGVPVFSHLVSETGIIRLAPVPPENAETLLVDILTAWFESAQQPFPLACKTAFAWLNAGAAEKGRNQAAQVFNGTHQQPGERDSDPLLARLWENFEEFSACRTRRDEDFTALAERLYGPLTAAIDRPAEA; translated from the coding sequence ATGACGGAACACGCCGACATCGCCCCCGGCTTCATCCTGCTGCAAGGCAACAAGCTCGAATCGCTGCGCCAGGTGACCATCGACTGGATTCGCGCCTATCCGCTCGCCCCGCTGGAATCGGAAACCATTCTGGTGCAAAGCAACGGCATGGCCCAGTGGCTGCGTCTCGGCCTCGCCCAGCCTCGGGCTGATTCAGGGGCCGGACACGGCAGTGGACTGGGCATCGCCACGGCACTGAACTTCATTCTGCCGGCCCGGCTGCAGTGGCAATGCTACCGGGCACTGCTTGGCGAAGCGGCCGTCCCCGCCGAATCGCCTCTGGACAAGGGGCAACTCGTCTGGCGCCTCATGCGCCTGCTGCCGACGCTCTGGGATCAACCGGCCTTCAGGGACCTGCGTCACTATATTCTGACCGACGACAAGCCGGATGAGCGACGCCTCTATCAGCTCGCCCAACGCATCGCCGATCAATTGGATCAATATCAGGTTTATCGCGCGGACTGGCTGCTGCACTGGCAATCCGGGCGGGACGATCTACCGACCGGTGAAACGCCGCTCGAACCTGGACAGCACTGGCAACCGATCCTCTGGCGCGCCATCGTCGACGATGCGCGGGCGCAGCACATCGCGAACGATCGCGCGCCAGACGCCGCGCTCGGTCGCGCAGAATTGCACCTGGCCTTCAGAACGGCCGCCGCACGGTGCGAATCCCCACCGGAAACGCTCCCCCGACGCATCATCGTCTTCGGCCTGTCGACATTGGCGCCGCAGATTCTCGACGTTCTGGCGACGGTGGCCCGCTGGAGCCAGGTCATCGTCTGCCTGCAGAATCCTTGTCGACACTACTGGGGCGACATGATCGATGGCCACCAGTTTTTCCCGCCCCCCTCGCCCCGCCACCGCCCGAAACGCGCCGGGGAGACGCCTGGCCTGAGCGGGCTGACAGAACATGCACACCCGTTGCTCGCTGCCTGGGGCCGACAGGGACGGGATCTGATGCGCATGTTGGACGAATTCGACGAAAGTGCGCGGTTCGAGTCGCGCTTCACGCAGAATCAATTGGCGCTCGATCTGTTCGAGTCCCCCGACGAGACCCGGCCGGAACCCACCCTGCTGTCCCAGATTCAGACGGACATTCTCGAGGCGCGAACGCCCGACGAACTGATGACCCTCGGCCGACGAATCGACCCGGGCCAGGACCGATCGATCCGCTTTCACTCGGCACACAGCCCGCTGCGCGAGATCGAGATCCTGCACGACCTGATGCTGGCCGCCTTTGACGCCGATCCCGGCCTCCATCCGACCGATCTCATCGTCATGGTGCCGGACATGAACTTGTATGCGCCCGCGATCACGGCGATCTTCGGTCGTCTGACGCATGATGACCCCCGCTACATCCCGTTCACCATCTCCGATCAGTCACCGGGCGCGCAAACCCCGATCCTGGGCACGCTCGAACAGTTGCTGCATCTCGATCACGCACGGCTCGGACGCAGCGAGATCCTCGACCTGCTCGGTAATCCGCTGCTGCGCGCACGATTCGATATCGCCGATGCCGATGTCCCCACCCTGCAGACGTGGATCGATCAGGCTGGCATTCGCTGGGGACTCGATGCCCATCATCGCGAACAATTCGGCCTGCCGCCGGCGATCGAACAGAACAGCTGGCGCTTCGGCCTGAACCGACTGCTCCTCGGTTACCTGAGCGGCGATACCGAGGCCGGCTGGCAGGGCATGGAACCCTATGCAGGCATCGACGGCTCGGCCGCCCCCATCCTGGGTGGCCTGGCCGACCTGATCCTGCAGCTGTCCCGGTATACCGAGGCACTCCAAGGCCGCCACCTGCCGGAAACGTGGGCAACGCTGCTGCGCAGCCTGATGGACGACTTCCTGATCGCCCCGGAAAATCTGGACGCGGCAGGGCGCCACCAACGCGGGGGGGCACTGACGGATCACGACTGGCAGATGAATCTGGAATGGCGTGGCCGCTTGCTCACCGCGCTGAACCAATGGCTCAGGGACTGTCAGTCCGCCGGGTTATCGGAACCGCTCACCATCGATACCGTACGTACCGCCTGGTTGGAACGCCTCGAACCGCATCGTCTGCAACAACGTTTCCTGGTGGGGGGCGTGCATTTCGCCACGCTCATGCCGATGCGTACCATTCCCTACCGGCACCTGTATCTGCTCGGCATGGACGACGCCAGTTATCCCCGGCGCCAGCCGCGCAGCGATTTCGATCTTATGGCAAACCGCTACCGACCGGGTGATCGCTCGCGTCGCGAAGACGACCGCTACCTGTTCCTGGAGGCCGTGCTCGCGGCCCGCGAACGCCTCACCATCAGCTGGGTCGGTCGAGACATCCACAAGAACACCCGTCGTCCGGCCTCGGTGCTGGTCAGCCAGCTCGCCGACTACATCGATCAATACTGGCGGATCGAGGGCGCCGAGAAACCCAGCACGGTCCTCACGACGGAGCACCCCCTGCATCCGTTCAGCCATCGTTATTTTTCCGGAGACGACCCCAATCTGTTCACCTATGCCGCGGACTGGCAGGCCATCCATAACGCCACTCGGTCCACGTCGCCGGCGAACGTACCGACCGAACTCCCGCTCTGGCGGCCGGAATCGCCCCTGAACCGGGATATTCTGGGGCGGTTCCTCCGCCATCCCGCGCATACCCTCTGGCGCGCCCGCTTCAATACCGTGCTGAACGCCCCCGAGGAGATGCCGGCGGATCACGAGCCGTTCCAGTTGGATGCGCTGGCACTCTGGCAGGTCAAGTTCGCCCTGAATGACGCCCTACGACGACGCCTGGCCAAGGCTGAACCGGATATGCCGTCACCCGACATCGGGAGACTGTCCGACTGGCTCCGGCAGGAATTGTCCCGTTTGCAGCGGGCAGGCACCCTGCCCCTGGTGCTGACCGATCCCGACACCACACTCATCGAGCCGCTGCTGGAGCAATGGCAAAGCTGGCTGACACTGCATGCACGCTACGCGCGCCCCCAGACCGGCGTGGCACCGATCGGCATCTCCGGCCCGGAAGGCATCGAACTCGTCGACAGCCCCCGCGATATCCTGCTCGATGAAACCGGAGAAGGCGCAAGAATCTGCTTCCTGAATGGTCGCGTCCACAAGGGAAACACGCTGGACTGGCATAAACTGGTCGCCGAATGGCCCGCTCATTTGCTGTCCCAGATGTCGGGGGTACCGGTCTTCAGCCACCTCGTCAGTGAAACCGGCATCATTCGTCTCGCCCCCGTGCCGCCAGAAAACGCGGAAACCCTGCTGGTCGACATACTGACTGCCTGGTTCGAGTCGGCGCAACAACCATTTCCCCTTGCCTGCAAAACCGCCTTTGCCTGGTTGAATGCGGGTGCTGCCGAGAAAGGCCGGAATCAGGCGGCGCAAGTCTTCAATGGCACGCACCAGCAACCGGGAGAGCGCGACAGCGACCCGTTGCTGGCCCGGCTTTGGGAAAACTTCGAGGAATTTTCAGCCTGCAGAACGCGGCGTGACGAGGACTTCACGGCGCTGGCCGAGCGACTGTATGGCCCGCTGACTGCAGCCATCGACAGGCCAGCGGAAGCATGA
- a CDS encoding sensor domain-containing diguanylate cyclase — MQETPDLRDSDIVLLSILARETNLSRFFTMAANAAAKVVGADGAGLILPEERGNRLKYRFFQGLPPQFVALSQHAFPRDSGVAGAALAQNHPLFIEDYPSSDLALPQFVESGLKASLSIPIHISDQIEAVLALSWFKPVTEPLSMRQLSLATLFADFIGTALYRDKIENHLNRLAHSDPLTGLPNRAGFYQLMDQTVLRAQAGDRNTALVIIDIDNFKTVNDTLGHEFGDRLLLEISNRLREVLSPEDHVSRLGGDEIAILVESARNLKDLQDIVRRISQALYLKIGREGEYVRISSSIGVCEIHPKESRNQNALMCAADSAMYQAKRAGGNCAVFAPPLLPVDPDL, encoded by the coding sequence ATGCAAGAAACCCCCGACCTGCGCGATTCGGATATCGTTCTGCTCTCCATACTCGCTCGGGAAACCAATTTGAGTCGCTTTTTCACCATGGCCGCGAACGCCGCAGCCAAGGTGGTCGGTGCCGACGGCGCCGGTCTGATCTTGCCGGAAGAACGAGGAAACCGTCTTAAATATCGGTTTTTCCAAGGCCTTCCGCCCCAATTTGTCGCATTGTCACAGCATGCCTTTCCCCGCGACTCGGGCGTCGCCGGTGCCGCCCTGGCACAGAATCACCCGTTGTTTATCGAGGATTATCCCAGCAGCGACCTCGCCCTACCGCAATTCGTCGAATCCGGTCTCAAGGCGAGCCTCAGTATCCCGATCCACATTTCGGATCAAATTGAAGCGGTGCTTGCACTATCCTGGTTCAAACCGGTGACCGAACCGCTTTCCATGCGCCAATTGAGTCTGGCCACCCTGTTTGCGGACTTCATTGGCACGGCCCTGTATCGCGACAAGATCGAGAACCATCTCAATCGCCTGGCCCACAGCGATCCGCTGACCGGTCTGCCCAACCGGGCCGGCTTCTACCAGCTCATGGATCAGACCGTGCTCCGGGCACAGGCGGGGGATCGCAACACGGCCCTCGTCATCATCGATATCGACAACTTCAAGACCGTCAACGATACCCTGGGGCACGAATTCGGCGATCGGCTGCTTCTGGAAATCAGCAATCGCCTGCGCGAAGTGTTGAGCCCGGAAGATCATGTTTCCCGACTGGGCGGCGACGAAATCGCCATCCTCGTCGAGTCGGCCCGAAACCTGAAGGATCTGCAGGACATCGTTCGCCGCATTTCCCAGGCGCTCTACCTCAAGATCGGCCGCGAGGGCGAATACGTGCGCATCTCGAGCAGTATCGGCGTTTGCGAAATCCATCCCAAGGAAAGCCGCAACCAGAATGCCCTGATGTGCGCCGCAGATTCGGCCATGTATCAAGCCAAGCGTGCGGGAGGCAACTGTGCGGTCTTCGCGCCGCCATTGCTTCCCGTCGATCCCGACCTCTAG
- the efp gene encoding elongation factor P, translating to MKTAQEFRAGNVIMVGKDPMVILKAEFNKSGRNAAVVKMKMKNLLSGSSTETVFKADDKFDQVILDKKECTYSYYADPLYVFMDSEFNSYEVEAENMGDTINYLVDGMTDICEVVFYNEKPISVELPTIIVREVAYTEPAARGDTSGKVMKAAKLTNGYELQVASFIEIGENIEIDTRTGEFRKRAT from the coding sequence ATGAAAACCGCACAAGAATTTCGCGCCGGCAACGTCATCATGGTCGGCAAAGATCCCATGGTCATTTTGAAGGCTGAATTCAACAAATCCGGCCGCAACGCTGCCGTCGTCAAGATGAAAATGAAGAACCTGCTGAGCGGCTCGAGCACCGAAACGGTATTCAAGGCCGACGACAAGTTCGACCAGGTCATCCTCGACAAGAAGGAATGCACCTACAGCTACTACGCCGATCCGCTGTACGTCTTCATGGACTCCGAATTCAACTCCTACGAAGTCGAAGCGGAAAACATGGGCGACACCATCAACTACCTCGTCGACGGCATGACCGACATTTGCGAAGTGGTGTTCTACAACGAAAAGCCGATCTCCGTCGAACTGCCGACCATCATCGTCCGTGAAGTGGCCTACACCGAACCGGCCGCCCGTGGCGACACCTCCGGCAAGGTCATGAAGGCCGCCAAGCTCACCAACGGCTACGAACTGCAGGTTGCCTCCTTCATCGAAATCGGCGAGAACATCGAAATCGATACCCGCACCGGCGAATTCCGCAAGCGCGCGACCTGA
- the earP gene encoding elongation factor P maturation arginine rhamnosyltransferase EarP, whose amino-acid sequence MSTFPTNVCPHKDRPEFKANWDIFCRVIDNFGDIGITWRLARILATEYRQTVRLWVDDPAALAKLVPDIDPLVNRQHCLGIEIRLWSTPFPDVTPATVVIEAFACALPENYVRVMAEHTRAWFNLEYFTAEPWAAECHGLPSPQPNGVPKIFAIPGIAPGTGGLLREADLLAERQRFLSTPSLRQDWATRWRVPLPVGNCLTVFLFGYENAALSGLLQALATHPTPVVAYLPEGRLLTSARMALNLPTLSTGDRHSHGNLTLHILPFLPQHEFDRLLWLCDLNFVRGEDSLARAIWAGKPFIWQIYPTADDAHWIKLDALLDTLGETVPPTAQTAWRQVSHDWNAETFTPAHWQALVAALPELHQSMAAQTTQLARGIELAQWLVKTAEQRLQCATI is encoded by the coding sequence ATGAGCACCTTCCCTACGAACGTCTGCCCACACAAAGACCGTCCCGAATTCAAGGCGAACTGGGACATCTTCTGCCGGGTCATCGACAATTTCGGCGATATCGGCATCACCTGGCGGCTGGCACGCATCCTCGCCACGGAGTACCGACAGACCGTACGACTCTGGGTCGACGATCCGGCGGCCCTGGCCAAGCTGGTTCCGGACATCGATCCCCTGGTCAACCGACAGCACTGCCTGGGCATCGAGATTCGCCTGTGGTCGACGCCCTTCCCCGACGTCACGCCCGCCACGGTCGTCATCGAGGCCTTTGCCTGCGCCCTGCCCGAGAACTACGTCAGAGTCATGGCCGAGCACACCCGAGCGTGGTTCAATCTCGAATATTTCACGGCAGAGCCCTGGGCCGCAGAGTGCCATGGCCTACCCTCGCCGCAACCCAACGGGGTCCCCAAGATTTTCGCCATTCCGGGTATTGCGCCGGGTACCGGCGGCCTGCTCCGGGAAGCCGACCTGCTCGCCGAGCGGCAACGATTTCTGAGCACCCCATCCCTTCGGCAGGACTGGGCGACACGGTGGCGGGTACCACTACCGGTCGGGAACTGCCTCACCGTTTTCCTGTTCGGTTATGAAAACGCGGCGCTGAGTGGGCTGCTTCAGGCATTGGCGACTCATCCGACGCCCGTCGTCGCCTACCTGCCTGAAGGCCGATTGCTGACGTCGGCACGAATGGCGCTGAATCTGCCGACGCTGTCCACCGGCGACCGTCATAGCCACGGAAACCTCACGTTGCATATCCTGCCGTTCCTGCCCCAGCACGAGTTCGACCGGCTGCTCTGGCTCTGCGATCTCAACTTCGTGCGCGGTGAAGATTCCCTCGCCCGAGCGATCTGGGCCGGCAAGCCGTTCATCTGGCAAATCTATCCCACGGCAGACGACGCCCATTGGATCAAGCTCGATGCCCTCCTCGACACGCTGGGCGAAACAGTTCCGCCAACTGCGCAAACGGCCTGGCGACAGGTGAGTCACGACTGGAACGCCGAGACCTTCACGCCGGCCCATTGGCAGGCACTGGTCGCCGCCCTGCCCGAATTGCATCAATCCATGGCAGCACAAACGACCCAACTCGCCCGGGGTATCGAGCTGGCGCAATGGCTAGTCAAAACCGCCGAACAGCGGTTACAATGCGCGACCATTTAA